The following coding sequences lie in one Thalassoglobus polymorphus genomic window:
- a CDS encoding glycerophosphodiester phosphodiesterase: MTELFKASWRSLVLADLLFKLIAFIVLTPLSSLLFRIFLSYSGHEILTDTDIAFFFLHPLGIVWLILVGTTLFGIFAMEQAVLITVSMSQRAGHALGILEALRFIAGKAPGIFRLNAVATTWLLLIAAPFLVAAGGLFLFFLTDHDINFYLTDQPPKFMIVAGLIGVILLAMTILLIRCGINWSLALQINLFENVSPKECLEESRKRVLGKRKEIAKWLFVWLIVNSLLAMVTSACVLTFGQWLVPRSTTSIVWLAFLLGTMLSIWSLVNLLVSLFGVISLGVVFASLYELIGKSDACRLPTNRSSGGPAWSLQWTRGRLTSVVVVGGLASAGVGMLAIQSVSYKDTVEITAHRGASAKAPENTLASFQQAIEDGADWVEFDVQESKDGVVIVAHDSDLMKVSGVSRKIWNSTAEELQAIDIGSFFDSKFSSERVPTLAEVLQLCKGKVRANIELKYYGHDQDLVNKVIQLVEEHQMESDVVIMSLKLAGVQKVKQLRPDWTVGLLTAVTASDLTRAKVDFLAVNTELATRSFISSAHQKNKEVFVWTVNDATTMSTMIGRGVDNIITDRPDLARQVLAERASLSPLERILLEYSFLFGIEPKKSAEQ, encoded by the coding sequence ATGACCGAACTATTTAAAGCGAGTTGGAGGTCATTAGTTCTTGCAGACCTGCTTTTCAAGCTGATTGCATTCATTGTTTTGACTCCGCTATCGAGTCTGCTGTTTCGGATTTTCCTCTCCTACTCGGGGCACGAAATTCTCACCGACACCGACATCGCCTTCTTTTTCCTGCATCCACTGGGAATAGTCTGGCTGATTCTTGTGGGAACGACACTGTTCGGAATCTTTGCGATGGAACAAGCGGTGCTGATCACCGTGAGCATGTCGCAACGTGCTGGTCACGCCTTGGGAATATTGGAAGCGTTGCGATTCATTGCCGGAAAGGCTCCTGGAATTTTTCGGCTCAATGCCGTAGCGACTACATGGCTGTTGCTGATCGCAGCTCCGTTTCTCGTTGCGGCAGGAGGGCTGTTTCTCTTCTTTCTGACCGATCACGACATTAACTTCTATCTCACTGACCAACCTCCAAAGTTTATGATTGTCGCCGGCCTGATCGGAGTTATCCTCCTGGCGATGACCATTCTGTTGATCCGCTGTGGGATCAACTGGTCGCTGGCCCTGCAGATTAACCTCTTCGAAAACGTCTCCCCGAAAGAGTGCCTGGAGGAGAGTCGCAAACGGGTTCTGGGGAAGCGAAAAGAAATTGCGAAGTGGCTTTTCGTCTGGCTCATCGTCAACTCTCTTCTCGCAATGGTGACCTCTGCCTGCGTCCTTACCTTCGGGCAGTGGCTGGTCCCTCGTTCCACAACATCCATTGTCTGGCTGGCGTTTTTATTGGGAACGATGTTGTCGATCTGGAGTTTGGTGAACCTGTTGGTGAGCCTCTTCGGAGTGATCTCACTCGGAGTGGTCTTTGCATCCCTTTACGAACTCATTGGGAAAAGCGACGCCTGTCGTCTACCCACAAATCGATCATCAGGAGGTCCAGCCTGGTCACTCCAATGGACTCGCGGACGACTCACATCTGTAGTTGTTGTCGGGGGGCTGGCATCTGCAGGAGTGGGGATGTTGGCGATTCAATCGGTCAGTTATAAAGACACTGTCGAAATCACTGCTCATCGCGGAGCATCTGCAAAGGCTCCGGAAAATACGCTGGCATCATTTCAGCAAGCGATCGAAGATGGTGCGGACTGGGTTGAATTTGATGTTCAAGAATCAAAAGATGGGGTTGTCATCGTTGCGCACGATAGCGATCTCATGAAAGTCTCTGGGGTCTCCAGAAAAATTTGGAATTCGACAGCCGAGGAGTTGCAGGCCATAGATATCGGCAGCTTCTTTGACTCGAAGTTTTCAAGCGAGCGTGTCCCGACTTTGGCAGAAGTTCTTCAGCTCTGCAAAGGGAAAGTTCGAGCAAACATTGAACTCAAATATTATGGGCATGATCAGGATCTGGTCAATAAGGTGATTCAGCTTGTTGAGGAGCATCAGATGGAGTCCGATGTGGTGATCATGTCGCTGAAGTTGGCTGGAGTTCAGAAAGTGAAACAGCTTCGTCCGGACTGGACCGTCGGCTTGTTAACGGCTGTCACCGCGAGTGATCTGACGCGAGCAAAAGTTGACTTCCTGGCAGTCAATACCGAGCTGGCGACACGGTCGTTCATCTCCTCTGCTCACCAAAAGAACAAGGAGGTCTTCGTCTGGACTGTGAACGATGCAACGACCATGTCCACAATGATTGGACGCGGAGTCGACAACATCATCACCGATCGCCCCGACCTCGCTCGTCAGGTTCTGGCCGAGCGTGCTTCACTCTCACCATTGGAGCGAATTCTCCTTGAGTATTCGTTCCTGTTCGGAATTGAGCCGAAGAAATCTGCGGAACAGTAA
- a CDS encoding universal stress protein — protein MSNLKREKVVVPVDFSEESQNALSVAVEMAGDATKVHVIHVLPPLEAISPAVVWGELSDDTRKASVKEYATQFLLDHGAGGANLEVRVGSPGHEITTYANEVEADLIVISSHGYHGIKRMLLGSVAESVIRHAHCAVLVLRRQDAE, from the coding sequence ATGTCAAATTTGAAACGCGAGAAAGTAGTTGTCCCTGTTGATTTCTCTGAAGAGTCTCAAAATGCATTGAGCGTTGCAGTGGAAATGGCAGGAGACGCCACGAAGGTGCATGTGATTCATGTTTTGCCTCCACTGGAAGCAATTTCACCAGCCGTTGTCTGGGGAGAATTGTCAGACGATACTCGTAAGGCGTCTGTGAAGGAATACGCAACTCAGTTTTTACTCGACCATGGTGCCGGCGGAGCGAATTTAGAAGTTCGAGTCGGAAGCCCGGGACATGAGATCACCACCTACGCGAATGAAGTTGAAGCTGACCTGATCGTTATTTCCTCTCATGGATATCATGGCATCAAACGCATGTTGCTGGGGTCCGTTGCAGAGTCGGTCATTCGACATGCTCACTGTGCGGTTTTGGTTCTGCGAAGACAGGACGCCGAGTGA
- the lpxK gene encoding tetraacyldisaccharide 4'-kinase → MTESFFIDLVSGQSRGILPSSLRAGLSVAEPFYGCAVGLRNALFDAGLKRVHQAERPVISVGNVTTGGTGKTPTVAWLVNWLQQQHETPAILSRGYQSLDGEANDEKLLLDQLCPGVSHLQNRDRVTGAARLIQDSSCSVIVLDDGFQHRRLHRDFDLVLIDALTPWGHGHLLPRGLLRESLRSLRRADAILLTRCDLVTATRLKELKTQLSKMVEAPVIASAFTATGLVNSSGVKLPFADLNGKRTCSFAGIGNPGGFRRTLSGVGLAVSDNRFRAFPDHYHYTQDDLNNVAIWATTQYAEALIVTRKDLVKIRSDQIGRIPLWAVDIELEFLETEPLLQRTLADKLSFLNVERT, encoded by the coding sequence GTGACCGAATCGTTTTTCATTGATCTTGTTTCAGGTCAAAGCCGAGGAATCCTCCCTTCTTCCCTGCGTGCAGGACTGAGCGTTGCAGAACCGTTCTACGGCTGCGCGGTGGGGCTGCGTAATGCATTATTCGACGCCGGTCTCAAGCGAGTTCATCAAGCAGAGAGACCGGTCATTTCCGTCGGAAATGTCACCACAGGTGGAACCGGGAAGACTCCAACTGTTGCCTGGCTTGTCAACTGGCTGCAACAGCAACACGAAACACCAGCAATCTTAAGCCGCGGATACCAGAGCCTCGACGGAGAAGCGAACGACGAAAAATTGTTGCTCGATCAGCTTTGCCCGGGCGTGTCACACCTGCAAAACCGAGATCGTGTGACCGGGGCCGCTCGCCTCATTCAAGATTCGAGCTGCTCTGTCATTGTGCTGGATGATGGGTTTCAACATCGTCGCTTACACCGTGATTTCGATCTCGTTTTAATCGACGCACTCACCCCTTGGGGACATGGGCATTTGCTGCCGCGCGGCCTGTTGCGGGAGTCGTTGCGGAGCCTTCGCCGTGCAGATGCGATCTTACTGACACGCTGCGACCTCGTGACAGCAACGCGACTCAAAGAGCTCAAGACTCAACTTTCGAAGATGGTCGAGGCGCCTGTTATTGCCAGCGCATTCACAGCGACCGGACTTGTGAATTCAAGCGGAGTAAAACTTCCATTTGCAGATTTGAATGGAAAACGAACCTGCTCGTTCGCAGGGATCGGGAATCCGGGAGGTTTTCGAAGGACACTTTCCGGAGTTGGGCTGGCTGTCTCCGACAACCGCTTTCGAGCTTTCCCGGATCATTACCACTACACTCAAGACGATCTCAACAATGTCGCCATCTGGGCGACGACTCAGTACGCAGAAGCTCTCATTGTTACTCGAAAAGATCTCGTCAAAATCCGTTCGGATCAGATCGGGCGAATTCCGCTCTGGGCGGTCGATATCGAATTGGAATTCCTGGAGACCGAACCACTCCTGCAGCGAACGCTTGCTGACAAACTCAGTTTCCTCAATGTCGAACGAACCTGA
- the prfB gene encoding peptide chain release factor 2 (programmed frameshift): MDSELRETATMLMERIVQLKDSLDYDIKVERVAEIDKLMTAPDFWDEQEKAQELISEMQRLNAVIKPVGELSTGAGDMEVLIEFAEMEDDESSSEEELRTTVEALQKQLEAIELQSSMKNPEDSGNAYLTIQAGEGGTDSADFCEMLMRMYLRWFENNKFKAEVIDQSEGEEAGLRNVTLHVKGAYAFGYLKGETGNHRLVRISPFDSAGRRHTSFCAVDVIPDLGDVEVIEINWEKDVREDTYRAGGAGGQHVNKTDSAVRLTHLETGVVSQCQNERSQHKNRASARKMLQAKLFQIEQEKQSAATAARRGEKSKIGFGGQTIRHYVLQPQQYVKDDRMELKLNNPFEILDGDLDELIEAYLRWSIAK, translated from the exons ATGGATAGTGAATTACGAGAAACTGCAACGATGTTGATGGAGCGCATTGTTCAGCTAAAGGACTCTCTT GACTACGACATCAAAGTAGAACGTGTTGCCGAAATCGACAAATTGATGACTGCGCCGGACTTCTGGGATGAACAGGAGAAGGCTCAAGAATTGATTAGCGAAATGCAACGGCTCAACGCTGTGATTAAGCCTGTCGGGGAACTCTCTACCGGTGCTGGCGATATGGAAGTGTTGATCGAGTTTGCAGAAATGGAAGATGACGAGAGCTCTTCCGAGGAGGAACTGCGCACGACGGTCGAGGCACTCCAAAAGCAACTGGAAGCGATCGAGCTTCAATCGAGCATGAAAAACCCAGAGGACTCCGGGAACGCTTACCTGACGATTCAGGCTGGCGAAGGAGGAACGGACTCTGCAGACTTCTGTGAAATGCTGATGCGAATGTACCTGCGCTGGTTTGAAAACAACAAATTCAAAGCGGAAGTGATCGACCAATCCGAAGGGGAAGAAGCAGGCTTGCGAAATGTGACCCTGCATGTCAAAGGGGCGTATGCCTTTGGCTACCTCAAAGGGGAGACCGGTAATCATCGCTTAGTGCGCATCAGTCCATTCGACTCGGCAGGGCGTCGGCACACCTCGTTCTGCGCGGTCGATGTGATCCCCGATCTTGGTGATGTCGAAGTGATCGAGATCAACTGGGAGAAAGATGTCCGAGAAGATACTTACCGCGCAGGGGGGGCAGGTGGTCAGCATGTCAACAAAACGGACTCCGCTGTCCGCTTAACTCACTTGGAAACCGGTGTGGTGTCGCAATGTCAAAACGAGCGCAGCCAGCATAAAAACCGAGCTTCAGCTCGAAAAATGTTGCAGGCAAAGTTGTTTCAGATTGAGCAGGAAAAACAGAGTGCCGCAACGGCTGCTCGAAGAGGTGAGAAATCCAAAATCGGTTTTGGAGGTCAAACCATCCGTCACTACGTCCTGCAGCCACAGCAGTACGTCAAAGACGATCGCATGGAGCTCAAGCTGAATAACCCGTTCGAGATCCTCGATGGCGACCTGGACGAACTGATCGAAGCCTACTTGCGATGGAGCATTGCAAAGTAA
- a CDS encoding aminotransferase class V-fold PLP-dependent enzyme — translation MPPTETFNWTEFVHHWRIAEGCTYLNHGSFGPSPLPVQEKRMELLAELESQPMEFLIRTTPRLLKETTQSLAAFLNCEQGNLACVPNATEGMNVVAKNVPLAAGDEVLLTDHEYGAVVRIWGNACKQVGAKTVLVRLPQPLQSKDEVVEAIFAAVTEKTRILVVSHVTSPTAVILPVKEICQRAKKSGLMVVIDGPHAPVMVDVDLRSIGCDFYCASTHKWLCAPFGTGFLYVKSKHKQGLVPNTISWGRSLQGDDAQWTDEFHWPGTFDPTGYLSIPTAIQFFKEIGLKRFREQTHALARYARERILEMTDHSPLSEDSEEWYGSMVTVPFDAGETASLKPGEPHPLQKWLATEHQLEVPVFEWHQQWHVRVSCQLYNTPEQIDRLVQLLQDWRTRTGLQA, via the coding sequence ATGCCGCCAACCGAAACATTCAACTGGACCGAATTTGTTCATCATTGGCGAATCGCCGAGGGGTGTACGTACCTGAATCATGGATCATTTGGGCCGTCGCCGTTGCCGGTTCAGGAGAAGCGAATGGAACTTCTCGCTGAGCTGGAATCTCAGCCGATGGAGTTTTTGATTCGCACGACACCTCGGCTGTTGAAAGAAACAACTCAATCACTGGCAGCGTTTCTGAACTGCGAACAGGGCAACCTGGCCTGCGTTCCAAATGCGACTGAAGGAATGAACGTCGTTGCAAAGAACGTTCCGCTGGCAGCAGGCGATGAAGTCCTGCTGACAGACCATGAGTATGGTGCCGTGGTTCGGATTTGGGGGAATGCCTGTAAGCAGGTGGGGGCGAAGACGGTGCTCGTCCGATTGCCGCAACCGCTGCAATCGAAAGATGAAGTCGTCGAGGCCATCTTCGCGGCGGTGACTGAGAAGACGCGAATTCTTGTCGTCAGCCATGTCACTTCACCGACAGCCGTGATTCTTCCGGTGAAAGAAATTTGCCAGCGAGCCAAAAAGTCCGGGCTCATGGTTGTGATTGATGGTCCGCATGCTCCTGTCATGGTGGACGTCGATCTTCGTTCGATAGGTTGTGATTTTTATTGCGCCAGTACTCACAAATGGTTATGCGCTCCGTTCGGAACCGGATTCCTTTACGTGAAGTCGAAGCATAAGCAGGGGCTGGTTCCGAACACCATTAGCTGGGGCCGCAGCTTGCAAGGTGATGATGCACAATGGACGGACGAATTCCACTGGCCAGGGACATTCGACCCAACCGGATACTTGAGCATCCCGACCGCGATTCAGTTTTTCAAAGAGATTGGCCTCAAACGATTTCGGGAGCAAACACACGCCCTGGCCAGATATGCGAGAGAGCGTATTTTGGAAATGACCGACCACTCCCCACTCTCTGAGGACTCGGAAGAATGGTACGGATCGATGGTGACCGTCCCATTTGATGCGGGCGAAACTGCGAGTCTCAAACCGGGCGAGCCGCACCCATTACAGAAATGGCTGGCAACGGAGCATCAATTGGAAGTTCCGGTTTTCGAATGGCATCAGCAGTGGCACGTGAGAGTTTCGTGTCAGTTGTATAATACGCCGGAGCAGATCGATCGGCTGGTCCAACTGCTTCAGGATTGGAGGACCCGAACTGGCTTGCAAGCCTGA
- a CDS encoding phosphate acyltransferase, whose amino-acid sequence MPLKSFEELYATADKLSSPVPVAAAGGADSTVIQALELARRRGWVKPILTGDLQAIRERADSLDVDISQFQLIEEEPDSARIAVKEVKEGRAQLLMKGQISTPYLMQAILDKEHGLRSGKTIGQIVLMEIAKDQRSFLMTDTGVTIDPSVKQKTELVESVVEVAQKLSCPNPRIALMSATEKVTAALPDTQVADEIVQLANQGEFGECIVQGPLSFDLAYAVDAGVKKGIDGDVTGAADAMIFPNLLAANLTVKGIMYTAACQFGGILCGTSSPVVFMSRADSVETRLNSLAYALHLL is encoded by the coding sequence ATGCCGCTGAAAAGTTTCGAAGAACTGTACGCGACAGCTGACAAGTTGTCTTCACCCGTTCCCGTTGCAGCTGCCGGGGGTGCGGACTCAACTGTCATTCAGGCACTTGAGCTGGCTCGGCGACGCGGTTGGGTCAAACCAATTCTCACTGGAGACCTACAAGCAATTCGAGAGCGGGCAGACTCTCTGGATGTCGACATTTCTCAATTTCAACTGATCGAAGAGGAACCGGACTCTGCGAGAATCGCAGTAAAAGAGGTCAAAGAAGGTCGTGCCCAATTGTTGATGAAAGGGCAGATCTCAACTCCTTATCTCATGCAGGCGATCTTGGACAAAGAACATGGCTTACGGAGCGGAAAGACGATCGGTCAAATCGTATTAATGGAAATTGCCAAGGATCAGCGGAGCTTTCTCATGACTGACACTGGCGTCACAATAGACCCCAGCGTCAAGCAAAAAACCGAATTGGTCGAGAGCGTTGTTGAAGTCGCACAGAAGTTGAGTTGCCCAAATCCTCGCATCGCACTGATGTCCGCCACTGAAAAAGTGACCGCTGCCTTGCCAGATACGCAGGTCGCAGACGAGATTGTTCAGCTTGCGAATCAAGGAGAATTTGGCGAGTGCATCGTGCAGGGTCCACTCTCATTCGACCTCGCCTACGCCGTCGATGCCGGAGTCAAAAAAGGAATCGATGGCGACGTCACCGGAGCAGCTGATGCGATGATATTCCCGAACCTTCTGGCCGCTAACCTGACGGTCAAAGGAATCATGTACACCGCCGCGTGTCAGTTTGGCGGAATCCTCTGCGGGACAAGCAGTCCAGTCGTTTTCATGTCCCGCGCAGATAGTGTCGAAACCCGTTTGAACTCACTGGCCTACGCACTCCACCTGCTATAG